Genomic window (Sediminispirochaeta smaragdinae DSM 11293):
CATAAGGCCAAAAATCAGACCTAATCGAGCATTTCCGACTCCCCGAATAATGCCGTTTGATGCACGCATCAGAATCATTCCGGGAAAGCTCCAGACAATTGCAGTAACGTAGGTTCTCGACAGATCAAGGACATGTACATCGTTAGTGAATATACTGAATAATTCCCGCGCAAGGGTAAGGTATATTAATGTAAAAAAAGCATAACAGACGGCCTGATACAGGATTGTTACATACACAATTTTTTTTGTTCTTCCGAACTCTTTCGCGCCTATATTCTGGGCACACATCGTGGAAGTAGCAAACCCGATTCCCAGTGTTATTTTATTGATAATATCATCTATTTTCATGCCGACACCAAAGGTCGCAGAAGGATAAACACCCAGACTGTTTACAAGCGCATTAACAAAAAGCATTGAAATGTTTATTGCACAGCTCTGTACAGCAAAGGGAAGTCCGAGTTTTACCAGAAGTCTCCTGGCTTCTGCATCTATACGAAAACTTCTTAATTTAAAATCGAAACCGAAGGATTCCTTTCTTTTGTATAAATAGATTACGGCAAAGATGAATGAAACGGTCTGTCCGATAATTGTTGCAAGGGCAGCTCCTGCAGCCTGCCATTTGAATACACCAATAAAAAGCAGATCCAAAAAAATATTCGTCACAGAAGCAATAAGGATAAAGATAAAGGGATGCTTCGAATCCCCCATCCCCCGGAGAACAGCAGATAAAGCATTATAGCCAAAGGAAAACAGTACACCGATACTGCAGATAAGAATATAATCTGCAGCCATTGCGTATGATTCCGCCGGAGTATTAAGCAGCTGTAGAATTGATCTGGAAAACAGAAGACCGACAACCATCATAAAAATCCCGATTATAAAAAGGATTGAAAAAAGTGTCCCTATGATGCTGTTCAGCTTCTCTTTCTGATTCGATCCGACATACTGAGCGATGAGAACCTGTCCTCCGTTCGAGAATCCGATACACAACATAACCATAAACATGAAGACCTGACTTGCTATGGAAACAGCGGAAAGGCCCGCACTACCGACAAACCGGCCGACAATTATCATATCTACAAGGCTGTACAGTACCTGCAGCGCATTCGACAGCATAAAAGGAAAAGAAAATTGTATAAGCTGAGTCCAGATATTTCCCGATGTATAGTTATTAATTATTTTGCTTTCTGCCATGCAAAGCAGTATATCACCAGAATGATTTAAGAAGAAGCGACTGATAATATATAAAATCAATAGTATAATGATAGGAAAAGTTATATTTTCTATTAGGTTTATGTAAAAGGAATCCCTATGCGTATCTGAAATGTTTATTTGATAAAGCTCCTATGCTACAAAAGACTGAAACGCTGGAATCTTTACCTCCATGGAATTGTAAGCATGATGAACCAACAATTGGAGCAGACGTGGCTATTGTCATAATTTGTGCTGGCGGGTGACAATTTTCATGACAAGCCTGCGGCACGGTTTTACGACTCAAATTGGTGTTATCAACAATTTAATAGAGATATAATAAAAGTGATAGAATTTTACAGTTTTTGAGGTCGGATCAAAAAATATTGGATATAATGTGAGAAATAGGCTGTATAAAGGTGATAGAAATGCTTAAAACTAAGCAGATAAAAAATGATGATGTTCCATATGAATTAATCTATCTTGCAGATGAAGATGATGACCAAATCAATAAATATAAAGATACATCAACCTTTCTAGCAACAATGGATGATGAGAAAATCATCGGAATTATCGGAATAAATGAAATAAATGAAGAATCAACAGAAATTGTATGTGTTGCTGTAGATGAAGCATATCAAAACAAGCGAATTGGGACAAATCTAATTGAAAAAGCGATATCATATTCGAAAGATAAGAAATATAAGGAACTAATAATAAAAACAGGAAATTGTGGAATAGGGCAGTTATATTTGTATCAACGCTGTGGGTTTAGATTTGATTCTGTTAATAAAGACTATATGATAAAAAATTATAAAAATCCAATATATGAAAATGATATTCAATGCTTTGATCAGATTGTTTTGAAATATAGGATATTTTCCGAGAAAGAATTAACAAAAATAATTGAAGAATATTGGAATAGATTTATAAAGAAGAATAAAGAATATGAAAAATCAAAATATGAAGTATGGTCTTTTGGATATAGTGAAAATCTCGCTAACAAATTGATTGGATATGTAAAAGAAGGAAAGAAAACTGGAACATCATCAGCATTAGAAATGTATGATATTGATGAAAAAGTTCCTGAAGAAGGTGATATATCGATAATAACATACGGAAATGGATTACCTGGATGTATAATAAAAACAGAAGAGATGCGGAAGAAGAAATTTAGAGAAATTACAGAAGAAGAGGCAAGATTAGAGGGTGAAGGAGATCTTTCATTGGAATATTGGAGAAATGCTCATGAGCATTTCTTTCGATTAGAATATGAAGAGCAAGGAAAAAAATTTTCAGAAGAAATTCCTGTGATATTTGAGAGATTTAAAGTGATATACGATGAGGACAGAAAAATATAGATAACAAGTAGATCAAGCAGACGCCGTATAGAACACTACGGTGCTAATAGCACCTATGTTCTAAAATCGCGCCAATTCCCCGAAGACGGGGAACGATTTTGCTACCTAAATCGTTGTCATGTGCACGTATTGTACATGAAGTGCTTGTAATGTACAAATAATGTGATATAATGTACATGAATGAATAGTAGTGAAAAAAGACCAAACAATGAACTTCCCTTACTGCCACCGAATGCTGATATAGAAACGAAAAAAATATTGAATCAAGCAATTCGTGCGAATCGTGAGTTGGCGATACTAAAAGGCTATTGTTCGCTGTTACCAAACGATTCAATATTGCTAAGCGCAATTATTCTAAAAGAAGCTAAAACGAGCTCAGAAATAGAGAATATTGTAACAACACAAGATGAACTGTATAGAGCGTTAGCCACAACAGTAAAAGAAATTGATGTAGAAACGAAGGAAGTCTTAAATTACCGATCAGCAATCTGGAGAGGATTCCGGCAACTGAAAGAAAAAGGGTTTCTTTCGACGAATATACTGATAGAGCTACAAAGCGAACTGGAAGGAAATAGTGCGGGGATTCGCAAATTACCTGGAACGGCTTTGGTAAATGAGCGAACGGGAAAAGCAATTTATATACCGCCAGACAATGAAGAAAAGATATTGGAATTGCTGAAAAACTTAGAGAAGTACATAAATGAAAGAGATGAAATTGATCCGCTGATAAAGATGGCGGTGATACACTATCAATTTGAATCTATCCATCCCTTTTATGATGGGAATGGACGGACAGGAAGGATAGTAAACGTATTGTATTTGATATTGCAAGGATTGCTAGATAAGCCGATATTGTATCTTAGTGAATATATAATAAAAAATAAGAGTGAATACTATGAACTGCTTCAAAAAGTAAGAGATGAAAAGGGATGGGAAGAGTGGATAGTATATATGCTAAAAGCAGTGGAGATAACATCAATAGAAACTTTAAAGCTGGTTTCTTCGATAGTTGAGTTATTGAATAAGACAACAGAAGTCTGCCGAGAGAAATTACCCAAAACAACATATTCAAAGGAATTGATAGAGTTGCTGTTTGAACAGCCATATACGAAGATAGAATTTCTGGTAAATGCAGGGTTAGCAGAAAGGAGAACAGCAAGTAAGTATTTGAAACAGCTTGAAGAAATAGGAATCTTAGAATCGTTTAAATCGTGGAAAGAGAGAATCTATGTGAATAAGAGATTGTATGAAGTGTTAAAAGGATGAAGAGGCACATAACCAGCAATTGAATCAGGCGTGTCTCAATTGGATGTTATGTTGGCAAAGGTATAAGCAACAGAGAAATTTTTATAAATAAATATGAATTTATTTCATTTCTGGAGCCGTACATGCATATGAAAAAATAGTATAGGAATATAGAAACTATTTTTTTAGATAAAATTTATCAGTATCGATTTAGCTGAACTACTTTAATCACTGCAATAAGCGTAGTGTTATTAAAAAATATTTGCATGTGAGGAATTTAAATGAAACGATCCATTAGCTTATTTTTTATTGTTCCAATCATTGTTAGTTGTGTTCAAATCCCATACGACCCAGATATTGATTATCCTGATAAATATGAGGTAATTCTAGAATTATCGAATATGCCTAAAAATGAAATATTTTTGAAAGCAAATAAATGGTTTATTTCAAATTTTTCGAGTGAGAATTCAATAATTTTAATATCAGATAAGGAATACGGTTATATTATTGGTACTATATTTGATAGCTTCGTTGACGTGAACACCTTTTATCAGATGAAATTTGATGTCAACATTGAAATAAAGGGAAATAGGGTAAGAATGACATTTGAAAATCCTCATGAGAAATATACTGGTACTATATATGGTACAATTAGTACCATGATGGGTGAAACCGATGATGGAAATGATTACAAGCCAGATTTTCGTCGAATGACAAGTAATAAGCACCTCGCTGAAACAAATAGAAGATGGAGAAAAAATGCTGAATCGTTCAATCTTTTTATGGCTACAGAAGATGATTGGTAATTATGAAATAGCAACATAACCAGCAATTGAATCAGACGTGTCTACTATCATGGTTTCTGCTGAGTATTCAGGTAAGCACAGACGGCGTCAGAGGCGTCTGGCAGCGTCATAAACTGGAAACAAAGTACTTTGCTTGATGAGCATTTCAGGATAAAGGGCCGTGAAAAGTTCTATGAAGCCATCGGTGAAATGTAGGAAGATCTGGAAGCATATCTGAAATACAACAACGAAGAACGGACTCACCAGGGATGGAATATGAATGGCTGGGCGCCGAAACAAGCCTTCCTTTATGGAATACGAAAGAAGAAGAAAAGCGGCAATGTCGCTTAGGTAAATCTGAGTATCTTTCGGGGGTAAGGTGTAAGGTCAATACTATACCGATACAGAGAAAACCCTACAGGGAATTGGCAGAACAATAAGAAGTTCATCCAAAACAGATCAGTGTCTGGAAGAGGCAACCGCGCCAAGGTGCACCGGCTCTCTTTGAGAGAAAGAACCAAAAGGACCAGGAGCTCGATCAGGTGAAGAAACGCGAATAAGAACTCTATAAGACACGTGTCCAACGACGGGCTGATATCGAAGAAATGATAAAGCTTAACGAGCTGTTCATATTCGACGACTTATGCGTGAATTGGGTTTGAAAGCTTTATCGCCAAAGTCTATTCCTAAGACGGAACATCCAGTGTATTCATAGTTGGTGAGAGGCAAGAGGAACTCACTCTCCATGGATGCATATTTTTGTGTTGAAGCGTTAAAGGAGGCCTTGAAGGAATATGGAACCCTTGCAATCTTTAACACAGGCCAAGGCAGTCAGTTTACCTTCTATGGATGTATGTAGAGCGGTTTTGTCAAAGTCTGAAGTATGTAGATATTTACTTGAAATCCTATGAATCGATATGTGAGCTGAAGGCTGACTTTATCTGGTACCTTCAGTTCTATAACAGCCGAAAATTTCACCAGAGTCTGGATTACCGGACACCAGAAGAGATGTATGAGTCATTCCAGGTAAAAGGGATAAGAGCTGCTGCTTAACCAAGCAACTACTGGAGGTTCCACCTTAACGTGCTGGAAAACTGTTTGACAAAAGTTAGCGTAGAGTGAGACGGTAAAACAGAACCGAACAAATCCTAATGTCTCTATTTTAGAAAAGTCTTTGAAATGGCTATGGCTCCACCGACGCCAAACTACGAAAGCTTGAAAAGCACTGCTTCCTTGGAACGTCGATCTTTGGTTTTTTCATGCGGTGTGGTTTATTTGACGCTTACACAGCAACTCTCCAGTTGTGTGGGGAGCATCTGTGATTGTAAAATTTCTAGATACTATAGGGATCTATCGGTTTATGCTTGGCACTTGATATGATTGTCGAGGATTTGAACCACCGCCATGTCCTTTCTGCGTATTCCGTCCAGAAGTTGCCGGTGTTCCTCCTGTAGTCTTGAATGATCCTGCGTCGGACAGAAGGCTTCAGCACGTCGAATGAATGGTTCCTTAACGAGTTCGTAAATTTGCGATAGGATAGAATTGTTCGCCAGATGCACAATCTGACGGTGAAAATCAAAATCCAGCTCCTGGAAGAGAGAATAATCGGAGATCCCAAGCGCCTTATCCATCCTTCTGACGATGATGTACAATTTTTGGGGATCCGTTATCCTATCCGAAGAAATGTAGGTCCGCAGGGCATATGTCTCCAAGAGAGCTCTTGTCTCCATGATCTGGCGATAATCCTGCATATCCAATTTTACGAACCGACTCAACACAGATGTACTGATACTTTCAAGAAAACTGGAAATCGAAGTTTCATTAATGATGCAACCATATCCTTGGACTGTATGTAATAATCCGATACTTTTGAGTTTGCTGATCCCCTCTCGTACACTTGTTCTTCCGATACGGAAACACTTGGCAAGTTCTTTTTCGGTTGGCAGCATGTCCCCTGGCTGAAGATTATTCTCCTCGATATACTGAACAAGACGTTCGGCGACAAGGTCGGAGAGCTTTTCCTTTTCCAATGGCATCGGTTGCATTAACAGTATTCCTTTGTGTGATCAAAACTTGAGGAAAGATAAACCTTTACGTGAATTCATCAAACGTTTTTCAGCATCCTTTCCCGCACGTTGAGCGAGGCAGGAGAAAATGATATCTATGGCTGCAAGCTGTACATACCGTGAGACGATCGACTCATTCCGATAAGTCGTCTCGAATGATTGAATAGGTAAATAGATATCGGAGAGTTTGGCCAGCTGAGAGTTATCCTCACCTGAGATACAGATGATTGGTATCTTTCCTTTGACAAGTGATGCTTGTGCAACGATGTTCTTTGTCTCCCCAGAAAAGGAGAAGCAGAAGAGAAGATCTTTTTCTCTCGGATTACTGAGGATTATTGCTGTTGTATGTTCGTCGGTCGTATAATGACAATCGAAGCCTAACCTCGATAGTTTCACGAAAAGGTCGTATGCTGTTACTGCCGAGGTACCATATCCGATGACAATGATACGCTTTGATTGTTCGATTTGTGTTACAATCCGTTCGAAGGTGTCATCCTCGAGATCCTTGTTATTCATAGCCAATACGTGTATCGCAGATTGGAATATTTTTTTTCTGATGTTGAAAATAGTGTCGGATGGAAGAATTGTAGAGAATTGTTCGAGGGGCGATTGTCCTTGATTTGCGATCTCGGTTGCAAGTGTGACCTTGAACTCATGGTACCCGGAAAAGCCGAGTGCCTTGTAAAACTTAACAACAGAAGCCTCACTTCTAGCTCCTGAAGCCGAAGTGAGGCTAGAAATAGACATATTTATTGCCTTATGGGGATTTGATATCACAAAACTGCCAATCTTTTTTTGAATGGGCGGAAGAAAGGCTAGTTTCTTTTTAATTGTCGATATGATATCCATAATCCCCGCGAGTATACTGTTTCTTAGCGAAAGTATAACACCGAGAATTAGCTATGCCAATATGCCTTGCTCATCAATCATTTTTCGTGCCTTATCATAGGTCTCCTTCGAGATATCCTTGAACGGAGAACGTGGGTACCCGGGATTGATTCCACGCATCTTAAGAATTGCGTAAATCATGGTGAGGGTCTGGGCCATCTTGATAATGTTCCTCGCCTTGACAACAGCGAGCTGTTTTTTGCCAGTTTCCAAAGGGTCTCCAGCCTTCCAAGTCTTATAGAAATCAGTCATGAACTCGGGAAAACAGTTCGCAAGCCCTGCGATAACGCCACATGCACCTACGTCAAGAGCTCCGGCTGCGATCGCTTCAGTGCCTATAATGAACTGGAAGTCAGGTCTTGTGACTGCAAGTTTATAGTTATAGAAAGACACGAGATCGAAAGCCGAATCCTTGACACCGGCAAGGCCATAGTCGGCTAGCACACTTAAAGTCTGTGGAGCAACAGGATTGTTGGAGAGATCAGGATTATTGTAGAGGAACACGGGAATCTTTACAGCATCTATCAAGGCTTTGTAGTGGTCGACCAATTGTTCCTGTGTATAATGGTAATAATACGGTGGAATTGCACCGATTGCATCGGAACCAATTTCCTCAGCATGCTTTGCCAAATCTATCGCCTCGGTCGTAGTTGCTGCTCCTACGTGAATGATTGCAAATGCGTTCCCTTTTTCTTCATTCACGATGCGAGCTACCAGCTTGCGCTCTTCGGTGGTCAGAAGGGGCCCACTTCCATACGTTCCGCAAGGATAAAAGCCCTGTACATGGTTTGCGAGCCATCTGGTCAGGTTTCTCATGGTCTTCTCATCGATATTACCTTGTTTATCAAAACTGGTAATCAGAGGTGGGATAATTCCTGAGAAAAGTTTCTTTTGCATTAGATTCTCCTTCTAAACTAAAATTTTATTTTATTTTATGCATTTTTCGGGGATTATGCAATAAAATTACATAAAAAGTAAAAAAATTTTTTTATTGACAGGTAATAAAACCAATGGTAGGGTTTTCTTATGGGGGCACGAAGCGTGAAAAATATACTTGTATGGGGAGAGCCGATGTTTGGATTCTATCCCATTGATAATCCTATGATCGAAAAGTGCAACACTCTGAGCATGACTTGGGGGGGGGATGCTTCCAATTTCGCCATCGGAGTTGCTAGGTTAGACCATCATTCGGTTTTCTTTACAGGACTTGGCACTGAACCATTCGGAGATGGATTTATCGATCTTTGGATGAAAAACGGAGTGGATGTTTCCCAAGTCGTCCGTGATCCTTCCCGGCGGACTGGCTTCTACTTTGTATCATTCATCAATGGCAAGCATAACCTGACTTACTATCGGGAAAATTCGGCAGCAACAGCCATCCAATTTGCCCAACTAGATCAGCAAGTCCTTAAAGAGAGCGCCGTTTTCCACTTCACCGGTACTGGTCTTGGTATGGGGAGTGCTGCTAGAACACTCTGCCGACAAATCATAGACGCAAAGAAAGGGAGTGATTGTATCATCTCCTTTGATGTGAATTATCGCACATTACAGTGGAACGACCCCATTTTAGCGGAACGGGAAATATCGAATGCGATTGCTTCAGGTGTGACCCATTTGGATATCACCGATGACGAGATGTTTGCATTGGGGTGGGGAACCGATCTTGATGCCTTGATCAGACGTTTTCCGACACTTGAGGTAATAGCGTACAAGCAGGGCCCAAAGGGCGTAACCATAAAAACCCGTGGGAGCCAATTCGACTCACCGGCATTCTTGGTAAAGGTGAAGGACACAGTTGGTGCTGGAGACAGCTTTGATGTTGGATTCATCATATCACTCTTAGAAGGAAAAAGTCTCGAAGAAGCTGCAAGAATCGGGAATGCTACGGGAGGTCTCACCTGTACTGGGCTCGGGCCAATCTCATCGTCGCCAACCCGCAAGGAGCTTGATGAATTCTTGGCAACATGAATATGAGCCCATCAAGGAGAATTGAAGACATGGTCGATGATACATTCATGAAAACTTGTAGCCTCCAAGAAAAGGTTGTTCTGATTACCGGAGGAGGGACAGGCATAGGATTGGGAATTGCTCGATGTATGGTCTTGTCAGGTGCCACAGTAATTCTCATAGGTAGGAGGTTAGAGAAGCTCAAAGAGGCTTGCGCCAGTTTAGGGTCAAATGCGTACTATTACCAGTTTGATATCACCAATTGGGAGGCCCATGAGCAATTCGCAGAAAAAGTAGTAGAAACTTTCGGGAAGTTGGATATTTTGGTCAATAATGCGGGAAATCAATATAAGGCATCATCCTTTAAGGTGAATCTCGATGATATGTCGAGCACGTTCGATGTTCATGTCAAGGCAAGCTTTGCTATGACCCGTACATTCCTTCCCTATATGATCGATCGACAGCGCGGTTCGGTGATATTCATCTCCTCCATGGCAGGGTTCATTGGATTAACCAATCAGATCAGTTATGCAGCTGCAAAATCAGCAATCATGGGCCTTGTTCGTACTTTTTCAAGTGAAGTCTCGCAACATGGGCTTCGATTCAATGCGATCGTACCCGGGTGGTTCGAGACTCCGATGATGTTAAAAGCCATGGGAAACGATATAAAGCGACAGGAGCATGTTCTATGTAGAACTGCAATGCACCGTTTTGGACAACCTGAGGATATTGGGTGGGCCGCAGTTTACCTCGGTTCCGATGCCTCGAAATTTGTTACAGGAACTTCTTTGGTGGTCGATGGAGGAGCTCTCTCGGGATTCTAAAGAACTGGGGGAGTTGAAAATGTATGGACGGATCGTGGTTGGCCATAAGTTAAAACTTGAATTGACCGAAATCGGAGGGATATATGATCTGTAACGTCTTGAAAGATAAAAATATTTTAGTCATGGAAGAACGGCCTATGCTTGAACCACGTACAGGTCAAGTCAGGATCAAGACTGTCCTGGCTGGTATCTGTGGTTCAGATATCCATGCCCTGCATGGAATGCAGCCATCACTCCTCTTTCCAACGGTGATGGGACATGAATTGGTTGGTGTAATCGATGCAATTGCAGCTTCGGAAAATGAAGGAACATTCAAAGTTGGGGATCGGGTTGTCGTTGATCCCTCCTTCAGATGTGGTAAGTGTGATCTCTGCTTATCAGGAAAGGAAAACATCTGTGAGGAGTTACGAGTATTGGGAGTCCATTGTGACGGAGGTTTTGCCGACTATTTCCTCTGCGAAATCGATATGCTTCACAAAATTCCCGACTCGTTGCGCTTCGAGGAAGCTATCTTCAGTGAACCGTTGAGCATCGCGATGCATGCGATTTCACGGATTACTTCGACTGGCAGAAAGAAAACTGCAATAATCGGCGCCGGTCCAATCGGACTCGCACTCCTGATTGCATTGAAGGAACTATTCGAAGAAGTATTAGTCTTTGAGGTTCTCGAGAACAGAAAGTCGGCGGCACGCATCATCGGTGCTGATCAAGTCCTCGACTCCGTTGGTGATACCTATCCGGCCGAGGATATCGATGTAGTGTTCGATACTGTCTCGATTCCCTCCACAGTTACCTTGACCGAACGAATCGTAAAAAGGGGAGGTGAGGTCATCATCGTTGGTATGGCTAAGCCGGAGATTGGCTTTCAACTGTTACCAATCTTAAAAAAAGAGCTTTCCGTTAGGGGTACGAGAATGACACGACGGGAGGATTTCAAGGCTGCATTGGACTTGCTAACCAAAACCGATCCGAAGTTGATTCAAGCCATCATCACAGGATATTGGAGTCTATCTGATTCGATCAAGGCGATCCGGTACACTGAAACACACGCCGGTACGTGCATCAAGGAAGTGTTGGATTTCAGGAGATAGGAGTATATGCACAACATAGCAATCATCACAACAGCATTTGGAAACGGTTTGCCCGATAGGGAGCATACATATGCCGCTTTGGCTGATGAATTAGAATTGCGGATCCGCTACTGCACAAAAGAGGAGTTGCTTGCTGATCCGAAGGGAATCAAAGGGGTGATTGTCGGGGTGGAGAAAGCCGATAAGGAGTTGTTCACCTGTCCCGACCTTCGTGTGGCAATGAAATTCGGTGTAGGTCTCGACAATTTTGATATGGAGAGTGCCGGGAAGGCACATGTGCAGGTAGTTAACATGCCTGGTATCAATAGTGACGCGGTTGCTGAGATGACAATAACCTTGATGCTCTGTGTTTCACGGATGATTTTGCCGATGGGCCAGCGTATGTCTAATGGTCAGTTTGTACAATACTGCTCGCATACTGTCCAACATAAGAAACTCGGCATTATCGGCATGGGGACCATTGGTAGAAAAGTTGCGAAAATGGCAACTGCTCTTGGAATGGAGTGTCTCGGTTACGATGTTCGTACATTCGATTTGGAAGGAGTGAACATGGTCGATTTGCCCACATTATTCGAGCAATCGGATGTCATAACCATCCATATCCCGTTGATGTCAACTACCCATCATTTGATCGGCAAAGAAGCATTTTCACGTATGAAGCATGGAGTGATCCTGATTAACACCTCCCGAGGTGGAGTGGTGGATGACGAAGAGCTATATGAGCGGTTACAGAATGGCCATATTATGGGAGCAGGTCTTGATGTTTTCGAAAACGAAGAGATTAGGAATAGGCTTGTCACACATGAAAATGTGATTTGTACCCCTCATGTTGCTGCATATACCCATGAAACACTCCGATTCATGGAAAATACCGCATTGAAGAAGATTAAAGCCTGCTTAGCAGGAGAAAAAAATCACGAGGTTTCCAAAGGAGGAACTGTATGAGAAAAGTATGCGTGGCATTATTGTTGTCCACCGCCGTGTTGTCTTCAGTTTTCGCAGCGGCACAAGCTGAAGATTCTGCAGAAAGTTATCCAAATCGTTCGATCCTGATGATCGTTCCCTTCGGTCCTGGCGGTGCTACCGATCAGCTCGCCAGGATTACGCAGAAAGTTATGGAAGACGAACTTGGTCAGCCCTTTACTGTGCAAAATATGGCCGGTGGGGGTACTTCCATCGGTACACAGTATCT
Coding sequences:
- a CDS encoding NAD(P)-dependent oxidoreductase; translation: MHNIAIITTAFGNGLPDREHTYAALADELELRIRYCTKEELLADPKGIKGVIVGVEKADKELFTCPDLRVAMKFGVGLDNFDMESAGKAHVQVVNMPGINSDAVAEMTITLMLCVSRMILPMGQRMSNGQFVQYCSHTVQHKKLGIIGMGTIGRKVAKMATALGMECLGYDVRTFDLEGVNMVDLPTLFEQSDVITIHIPLMSTTHHLIGKEAFSRMKHGVILINTSRGGVVDDEELYERLQNGHIMGAGLDVFENEEIRNRLVTHENVICTPHVAAYTHETLRFMENTALKKIKACLAGEKNHEVSKGGTV
- a CDS encoding zinc-dependent alcohol dehydrogenase, producing MICNVLKDKNILVMEERPMLEPRTGQVRIKTVLAGICGSDIHALHGMQPSLLFPTVMGHELVGVIDAIAASENEGTFKVGDRVVVDPSFRCGKCDLCLSGKENICEELRVLGVHCDGGFADYFLCEIDMLHKIPDSLRFEEAIFSEPLSIAMHAISRITSTGRKKTAIIGAGPIGLALLIALKELFEEVLVFEVLENRKSAARIIGADQVLDSVGDTYPAEDIDVVFDTVSIPSTVTLTERIVKRGGEVIIVGMAKPEIGFQLLPILKKELSVRGTRMTRREDFKAALDLLTKTDPKLIQAIITGYWSLSDSIKAIRYTETHAGTCIKEVLDFRR